Proteins encoded within one genomic window of Bacillus thuringiensis:
- a CDS encoding ArsR/SmtB family transcription factor, giving the protein MIEMNKQEQLNIIKRDFIDSQKVLLAIGDETRQAILLVLMETECQTGLRVGEITKQTHLSRPAVSHHLRILREAGIILMRKEGTKNFYYIDIRTKLSLLKNLVLDIEKLLHNFY; this is encoded by the coding sequence GTGATTGAAATGAATAAACAAGAACAATTAAATATTATAAAAAGAGATTTTATTGATTCACAAAAAGTGTTATTGGCAATTGGTGATGAAACACGGCAAGCTATTTTGTTAGTTCTAATGGAAACAGAATGTCAAACCGGATTACGTGTAGGCGAAATTACGAAACAAACACATCTTTCTCGACCAGCAGTATCACATCACCTTAGAATTTTACGAGAAGCCGGTATTATTTTAATGCGAAAAGAAGGTACAAAAAACTTTTATTATATTGATATACGTACAAAATTAAGTTTATTAAAAAATCTTGTATTAGATATTGAAAAGCTATTGCACAACTTTTATTGA
- a CDS encoding GNAT family N-acetyltransferase: MEIRKYNSDDIKQFTDLMPYLGYPSSLDEMKVRMQRIESNPNYYTFVAINDNNLVGMIGITIHTTYTNNDEKIQITSLVTKKEYRGQGIAKALIKYVEEWSLKRGSNFIYLLSGKSEQRIKAHELYKFLGYEITGYRFVKRMKKIDII; encoded by the coding sequence GTGGAGATAAGAAAATATAATTCTGATGACATCAAACAATTTACAGATTTAATGCCATATTTAGGTTATCCCAGTTCATTAGATGAAATGAAAGTAAGAATGCAACGTATCGAATCCAATCCAAATTACTACACCTTTGTTGCAATAAATGATAATAACTTAGTAGGGATGATAGGAATAACAATTCATACAACGTACACAAACAATGATGAAAAGATTCAAATAACATCGCTAGTTACAAAGAAAGAATATCGTGGTCAAGGTATTGCGAAAGCATTGATTAAATATGTGGAAGAATGGTCTTTGAAAAGGGGTTCTAATTTTATTTATCTTCTAAGTGGAAAAAGTGAACAGAGGATAAAGGCACACGAACTATATAAATTCCTTGGTTACGAGATAACAGGTTATAGGTTTGTAAAGCGTATGAAAAAAATAGATATTATTTAA
- a CDS encoding DUF4260 domain-containing protein produces the protein MQKRIIHFEGLVVFLAAIYTYSLYEFSWIIFWVFLLAPDLSMLAYGINNQVGANIYNLFHTYIISILIVIIGVYFKIDTVIMIGLIWTAHIGMDRMFGYGLKYETDFKDTHIQRL, from the coding sequence ATGCAAAAACGTATTATACATTTTGAAGGCTTAGTTGTATTCTTGGCCGCGATTTATACGTATTCATTATATGAATTTAGTTGGATCATATTTTGGGTATTCCTATTAGCACCGGATTTATCAATGTTAGCTTATGGGATAAATAATCAAGTTGGTGCTAACATTTATAATTTATTTCACACATATATTATATCGATATTAATTGTTATAATAGGTGTTTATTTTAAGATAGATACGGTTATTATGATAGGCCTAATATGGACAGCACATATTGGAATGGATCGAATGTTTGGATATGGATTGAAATATGAGACTGATTTTAAAGATACTCATATTCAAAGGTTATAA
- a CDS encoding bile acid:sodium symporter family protein: MKVLEAISNIAGKYFAFWVICIAAIAYFIPAPFLGLTSYITILLGVVMFGMGLTLKAVDFKIIATKPLPVIIGVCAQFIIMPLVAYVLAYVMNLPAELAAGLVLLGAVPGGTASNVMVYLAKGNLALSIAMTSLSTLLAPIATPLILLLLAGQWMPVNPMSMFLSIVQVIILPIILGLVVKKFFPKTVTKGMTVIPFISVLAIIIIVSAVVSANVSSITSSGLLIFIAVMLHNAFGFLLGYITAFVLGLDEGTRRAISIEVGMQNSGLGVALATAHFGPAAALPSVLAAVWHNIAGPILATIWSKNAKDTFSDENLSISIEK, translated from the coding sequence GTGAAAGTACTAGAGGCGATAAGTAATATAGCTGGAAAGTATTTTGCATTTTGGGTTATTTGTATTGCAGCTATTGCATATTTTATTCCTGCTCCATTTCTGGGGTTAACTAGTTACATAACGATTTTACTTGGGGTTGTCATGTTTGGGATGGGATTAACATTGAAGGCTGTTGATTTCAAAATCATAGCTACAAAACCATTACCAGTTATTATCGGTGTATGTGCTCAGTTTATTATTATGCCACTTGTCGCATACGTACTAGCCTACGTTATGAATTTGCCAGCTGAATTAGCAGCTGGATTAGTGTTGCTCGGTGCAGTACCGGGTGGCACTGCATCAAATGTTATGGTTTATTTAGCAAAAGGGAACTTAGCATTGTCTATTGCAATGACGTCATTATCAACGTTACTAGCACCAATTGCTACACCTCTTATTTTATTATTACTTGCAGGACAATGGATGCCAGTGAATCCTATGTCTATGTTTCTTTCTATCGTACAAGTCATTATCCTACCTATTATTTTAGGGTTAGTGGTGAAGAAGTTTTTCCCTAAAACTGTTACGAAAGGAATGACCGTTATCCCTTTCATATCAGTTTTAGCAATTATCATTATTGTTTCTGCAGTTGTTTCAGCAAATGTAAGCAGCATTACTTCTTCAGGCCTGCTTATCTTTATTGCAGTTATGCTCCATAATGCATTTGGCTTTTTACTCGGATATATAACAGCGTTTGTACTTGGGCTAGACGAAGGGACAAGAAGAGCTATTTCAATAGAAGTAGGAATGCAAAATTCAGGTCTAGGTGTTGCGCTAGCAACAGCGCATTTTGGACCAGCTGCTGCACTTCCAAGTGTATTAGCTGCAGTATGGCATAATATTGCAGGACCAATATTAGCAACCATCTGGTCAAAAAATGCAAAGGATACTTTCAGTGATGAAAATTTATCAATAAGTATAGAAAAATAG
- a CDS encoding FMN-binding negative transcriptional regulator translates to MYIPKYFAIQDEEMKYEIIEQNSFATLFSQHNGELYATHLPLLLNRETLTLHGHFARPNEQWKDIRNQQVLAIFQGPHSYISPSWYETNNAVPTWNYVAVHVYGELEIVEDEQELIDSLQKLVHTYEDSKSTYSLNDVDPNYMAGLSKGIVGFKIKINKIEGKAKLSQNHSVERRNLVVEKLEKVGSEGSRGIAELMRDEFYNN, encoded by the coding sequence ATGTACATACCAAAATACTTTGCAATACAAGATGAAGAGATGAAGTACGAAATAATTGAACAAAATAGCTTTGCGACATTATTTTCTCAACATAATGGGGAACTGTATGCAACGCATTTACCGTTGTTGCTAAATAGGGAAACACTCACGTTACATGGTCACTTCGCAAGGCCGAATGAACAGTGGAAAGATATTAGGAATCAGCAAGTACTAGCTATCTTTCAAGGGCCACATAGTTATATCTCTCCGTCATGGTATGAAACAAACAATGCGGTGCCAACATGGAATTACGTTGCAGTGCATGTATATGGTGAATTAGAAATTGTTGAAGATGAACAGGAATTAATAGACTCTCTTCAAAAATTAGTACATACATATGAAGATTCAAAGAGCACGTACTCATTAAACGATGTAGATCCGAATTATATGGCAGGATTAAGTAAGGGAATAGTTGGGTTCAAAATAAAGATAAATAAAATAGAAGGAAAAGCGAAGTTAAGTCAAAATCATTCTGTAGAGAGGCGAAATTTAGTCGTGGAAAAACTTGAGAAAGTTGGTAGTGAGGGGAGTAGGGGGATTGCGGAGTTGATGAGAGATGAGTTTTATAACAATTAA
- a CDS encoding tetratricopeptide repeat protein produces the protein MNVQIKGNERIIHMLSDLYHEIRKRNITESRNLKSEIDKQIQGIDNDPNVQLYYALLEFRYQYLIDSLSISKDSFNKIEELGKPSDNLLSYYYCFFKAMHSTITGNYIAAKELYEEAEKKLLQFPDELEHAEFYFKLSTFSCHKQQYVLALKQVSMAKELYAKHSDFELNIGYCDNLYGLTCIHLKEYELAEEYLISALDVFKRLGEEHASLYSRHNLAFLYGSQNLSELAIRYISEVNEKSPNNYKALFIEAREHFKLKNKETANTLIEKALTICGELKNEEFYHRLMILKSMNDNLAANEFENIVLKGIEYFNREELYENIEKYEESLALKYYEEGNTLKASEYFYSSSQSRKKAIERQGLR, from the coding sequence ATGAACGTTCAAATAAAAGGAAATGAAAGAATTATACACATGTTAAGCGATTTATATCATGAAATTCGTAAAAGAAATATAACAGAATCAAGAAATTTGAAAAGTGAAATTGATAAGCAAATCCAAGGTATTGATAATGATCCAAACGTGCAGTTATATTACGCTCTATTAGAGTTTAGATATCAGTATCTAATAGATAGCTTAAGTATTAGTAAAGATAGTTTTAATAAAATAGAAGAACTAGGTAAACCATCTGATAATTTACTATCATATTATTATTGTTTTTTTAAAGCGATGCATTCCACTATAACTGGAAACTATATCGCGGCTAAAGAACTATATGAAGAAGCGGAAAAGAAATTGCTTCAATTTCCAGATGAATTAGAACACGCAGAATTCTATTTCAAACTGTCTACTTTCAGTTGTCATAAACAGCAATATGTCTTGGCATTAAAGCAAGTTTCGATGGCTAAAGAACTCTATGCTAAACATAGTGATTTTGAATTAAATATAGGATATTGTGACAATCTTTATGGATTAACGTGTATTCACTTAAAAGAGTATGAGTTAGCGGAAGAATACTTAATCTCGGCATTAGATGTATTTAAAAGACTAGGGGAAGAACATGCTAGTCTCTATAGCCGTCACAATTTAGCGTTTTTATACGGTAGCCAAAATTTATCTGAACTAGCTATTCGATATATTAGCGAAGTAAATGAAAAATCTCCAAATAATTATAAGGCTTTATTCATTGAAGCGAGAGAACATTTTAAATTAAAAAATAAAGAAACTGCAAATACACTTATTGAAAAAGCGTTAACAATTTGTGGTGAGTTGAAAAATGAAGAATTTTATCATCGCCTAATGATCTTAAAGTCTATGAATGACAATTTAGCTGCGAATGAATTTGAAAATATTGTTTTAAAAGGAATTGAATACTTCAATCGAGAAGAACTATATGAGAATATAGAAAAATATGAAGAATCATTAGCCTTAAAATACTATGAAGAAGGAAATACACTCAAAGCAAGTGAATATTTCTATTCAAGTTCTCAATCAAGAAAAAAAGCTATAGAGAGGCAGGGACTAAGATGA
- a CDS encoding GrpB family protein — protein MKQKITIEEYNIKWESEFNKLHTFINDVMEDSILSIEHVGSTSIKGLAAKPVLDIDIVIEDYGIFSEVVTKLEAIGYYHQAEWSYKGREAFGRKDAFVPWGGESTVWMQHHLYVCDRNSEELRRHIAFRDYLREHVDVAVEYGHLKEELARETKNRTSYSEGKTAFITNILWKMN, from the coding sequence TTGAAACAGAAAATTACTATCGAAGAGTATAACATCAAATGGGAAAGTGAATTTAATAAGCTACACACTTTCATTAACGATGTGATGGAAGACAGCATTTTATCCATTGAACATGTTGGGAGTACATCTATTAAAGGACTTGCAGCAAAACCAGTATTAGATATTGATATAGTAATAGAAGATTACGGGATTTTTTCTGAAGTAGTAACAAAGCTTGAAGCGATAGGATACTATCATCAGGCAGAATGGAGTTACAAAGGGAGAGAGGCGTTTGGCAGAAAGGACGCTTTCGTTCCATGGGGCGGAGAAAGTACAGTTTGGATGCAACATCATTTATATGTTTGTGACAGAAATAGTGAAGAACTAAGAAGACATATAGCGTTTCGGGATTACCTTCGTGAACATGTAGATGTTGCTGTTGAATATGGACATTTAAAGGAAGAGTTAGCCAGAGAGACAAAAAATAGAACGAGCTATAGTGAAGGTAAGACGGCATTTATTACAAATATATTGTGGAAAATGAACTAA
- a CDS encoding FAD-dependent oxidoreductase produces MKSNDVPVLIVGGGLSGLASALFLAKHNVDYLLIERHPSTAIHPKAGGLTFRTMELFRELGLEQRIKLAGKALENCRGRIAVHTIAEADQEELAQMRANQYENDEKLLQKIEEISPSKQTACYQITLEEIMLQEARTLGGELSFYHELVSYEQNEQGVIATIRNRETEEESIIHCDYVIAADGAKSKIREQLGISTEGRGTIGGYYMNIYFEADLSEFIQGDAFGFSMILHPEVLGALIPVDNERRWIYHVSYDPLKGERPEDFTIERCKQILQTAIGSTNVESEIVSVLPWEATESTATKFQDNRVFLVGDSAHIIPPTGGFGSNTGIQDAHNLAWKLAAVLKGKAKPKLLETYHEERYPVAKLTTDYASSLLFRAANREEGSLNNMDGLAVTAGYQYSSEAIIDDLVTPHRMDIVQLNGRPGTRAPHFVGMYEGKEVSVLDLLGNDFVLFTGAENGSWAESAHIVSAKLGVNIKVYRVGLSGGFIAQEDIFSKLYGIENGGAVLIRPDGFIGWRSEKEVVNLDVVLEEVMVNLLCDF; encoded by the coding sequence ATGAAATCGAATGATGTACCGGTTTTAATTGTTGGAGGAGGATTATCAGGATTAGCATCTGCGCTATTCCTTGCAAAACATAATGTTGATTATTTACTTATTGAAAGGCATCCATCTACTGCAATTCATCCGAAAGCAGGCGGTCTTACTTTCCGTACAATGGAGTTATTTCGAGAATTAGGTTTGGAACAAAGAATTAAATTGGCAGGTAAAGCATTAGAGAACTGCCGAGGAAGAATAGCGGTTCATACAATAGCTGAGGCGGATCAGGAAGAATTGGCACAAATGAGGGCGAATCAGTATGAAAATGATGAAAAGTTACTTCAGAAAATAGAAGAGATTAGTCCATCAAAACAAACTGCTTGTTATCAAATTACTTTAGAAGAAATCATGTTACAAGAAGCGAGAACATTAGGCGGAGAATTATCTTTTTATCATGAATTAGTTTCTTATGAACAAAATGAGCAAGGAGTAATCGCAACGATTCGGAATCGCGAAACGGAAGAAGAAAGTATTATTCATTGTGACTATGTAATTGCAGCAGATGGAGCGAAAAGTAAAATACGTGAGCAGTTAGGGATTAGTACGGAGGGCCGTGGAACAATTGGTGGTTATTATATGAATATTTATTTTGAAGCTGATTTAAGTGAATTTATACAAGGAGACGCATTCGGATTTTCTATGATACTTCATCCGGAAGTTCTTGGTGCACTTATTCCAGTTGATAACGAAAGAAGATGGATTTACCATGTATCCTACGATCCATTAAAAGGAGAGCGACCAGAGGATTTTACTATAGAACGTTGTAAACAAATTCTTCAAACCGCAATAGGAAGTACAAATGTTGAGTCAGAAATAGTAAGTGTTTTACCGTGGGAAGCGACTGAAAGTACTGCTACAAAATTTCAAGATAATCGCGTTTTTTTAGTTGGTGATTCTGCACATATTATACCGCCAACTGGAGGGTTTGGTTCAAATACAGGAATACAAGATGCGCACAATCTAGCTTGGAAATTAGCGGCTGTTTTAAAAGGGAAGGCAAAACCAAAATTGTTAGAAACATATCATGAAGAGAGATACCCTGTTGCAAAATTAACGACAGATTATGCGAGTAGTTTACTGTTTCGTGCGGCGAATAGAGAGGAGGGCAGTTTGAATAATATGGATGGTTTAGCTGTAACTGCTGGGTATCAGTATAGTTCAGAGGCGATTATAGATGACTTAGTTACCCCGCATAGAATGGATATTGTACAGTTGAACGGAAGACCTGGTACGCGGGCACCACATTTTGTTGGAATGTATGAGGGGAAAGAAGTCTCTGTACTTGATTTATTAGGTAACGATTTTGTTTTATTTACTGGAGCAGAAAATGGTTCTTGGGCTGAATCAGCACATATTGTTTCAGCTAAATTAGGAGTAAATATAAAAGTGTATCGCGTTGGGTTAAGTGGAGGCTTTATTGCTCAAGAAGATATTTTTAGCAAATTATATGGAATAGAGAATGGAGGAGCTGTATTAATTAGACCAGATGGTTTTATAGGATGGCGTTCGGAAAAAGAGGTAGTAAATCTAGATGTAGTGCTTGAAGAGGTAATGGTTAATTTATTGTGTGATTTTTAA
- a CDS encoding MarR family winged helix-turn-helix transcriptional regulator: MKREDALKLRTDIKKMIIITGVFESQNLPNGPFEKPLPTSQMMALEELEMEKLTVWQLSNKLRLETSTVSRLVDKLVKKGLIYREVNEKNRRELFLHLTEKGHITVNCLREQSITFYQSILNNLSESEQKIVVDGFELFIDSISKPFD, encoded by the coding sequence TTGAAAAGAGAAGATGCCTTAAAACTAAGAACAGATATTAAGAAAATGATTATAATAACTGGGGTTTTTGAATCTCAAAATTTGCCCAATGGACCATTTGAAAAACCTTTACCAACTTCTCAAATGATGGCGTTAGAGGAACTAGAGATGGAAAAATTAACTGTTTGGCAACTATCCAATAAACTTAGATTAGAGACTTCAACTGTAAGTAGATTGGTAGATAAGTTAGTAAAAAAGGGGCTTATTTATCGTGAAGTAAATGAAAAAAATAGAAGAGAACTTTTTCTGCACCTCACAGAAAAAGGTCACATAACTGTTAATTGCTTAAGAGAGCAATCCATTACATTTTATCAAAGTATTCTCAATAATTTATCAGAATCAGAACAAAAAATAGTTGTGGATGGTTTTGAATTATTTATTGATTCTATTTCTAAGCCTTTTGATTAG
- a CDS encoding protein adenylyltransferase SelO yields the protein MTKNNEAGWNLDNSYATLPQSFYTEIPPTPVSSPELVKLNHSLAISLGFNPEELKKEVEIAIFAGNALPEGAHPLAQAYAGHQFGHFNMLGDGRALLIGEQITPSGKRFDIQLKGSGPTPYSRRGDGRAALGPMLREYIISEAMYALDIPTTRSLAVVTTGEPTYRETKLPGAILTRVASSHIRVGTFQYAAARGSIEDLQSLADYTIKRHYPEIEDHENRYTALLQEVIKKQASLIAKWQLVGFIHGVMNTDNITISGETIDYGPCAFMDNYDQGTVFSSIDTQGRYAYGNQPYMAAWDLARLAESLIPILHEDEEEALKIAQDEISKFSVQYENLWFLGMKKKLGLFSNEEQDHSLIEQLLKMMEKHKADYTNTFRSLTLDTIENTALFESPEFKEWYELWQSRLERQEESKENAYEMMKNNNPSIIPRNHRVEEALEAAVTNSDYSVMEKLLEALSNPYAYATDQEEYCVPPVPTNRPYRTFCGT from the coding sequence ATGACTAAAAATAATGAAGCAGGTTGGAATTTAGACAATAGTTATGCTACTTTGCCACAATCATTTTATACAGAAATCCCCCCTACTCCCGTAAGTTCACCGGAGTTAGTTAAACTAAACCATTCCTTAGCAATATCTCTTGGCTTTAATCCTGAAGAATTGAAAAAAGAAGTTGAAATCGCTATTTTTGCTGGTAATGCACTCCCAGAAGGTGCCCATCCATTAGCTCAAGCGTATGCCGGTCATCAATTCGGACATTTTAATATGTTAGGCGACGGTCGTGCTCTTTTAATTGGCGAACAAATTACTCCTTCAGGTAAACGTTTTGACATTCAGCTAAAAGGTTCTGGCCCTACTCCGTATTCACGCCGCGGTGATGGTCGTGCTGCACTCGGTCCGATGCTACGTGAATATATTATTAGCGAAGCAATGTATGCACTTGATATCCCAACTACCCGCAGTTTAGCAGTTGTCACAACTGGTGAACCAACCTATCGTGAAACAAAGTTACCTGGAGCTATTTTAACTAGAGTAGCAAGCAGTCATATACGCGTCGGCACATTTCAATATGCTGCAGCTCGCGGCTCAATCGAGGATCTTCAATCGCTAGCTGACTATACAATAAAAAGACATTACCCAGAAATTGAAGATCATGAAAACCGATATACTGCATTGCTACAAGAAGTCATCAAAAAACAAGCGAGCCTCATCGCTAAATGGCAACTTGTTGGATTTATCCACGGTGTAATGAACACTGACAATATAACAATTAGCGGAGAAACGATTGATTACGGCCCTTGTGCATTTATGGACAATTACGACCAAGGAACCGTATTTAGCTCTATTGATACACAAGGTCGCTACGCATATGGAAATCAACCATATATGGCCGCATGGGACCTTGCGCGACTAGCAGAATCTTTAATACCTATCCTACATGAAGATGAAGAAGAAGCATTAAAGATTGCTCAAGACGAAATTTCAAAATTTAGTGTACAGTATGAAAACCTCTGGTTCCTTGGAATGAAAAAGAAATTAGGACTATTTAGCAACGAGGAACAAGATCACTCACTTATTGAGCAACTTTTAAAAATGATGGAGAAACATAAAGCAGACTACACAAATACATTCCGTTCATTAACTCTTGATACGATCGAAAATACAGCTCTATTTGAAAGCCCTGAATTTAAAGAATGGTACGAACTGTGGCAATCTCGATTAGAACGACAAGAAGAATCGAAAGAAAACGCCTACGAAATGATGAAAAATAATAACCCATCCATCATTCCAAGGAACCATCGCGTAGAAGAAGCACTAGAAGCAGCTGTTACAAATAGCGACTATAGCGTAATGGAGAAACTTCTTGAAGCGCTATCTAATCCTTATGCGTATGCTACAGATCAAGAAGAATACTGCGTTCCACCTGTACCGACGAATCGTCCTTATCGTACTTTTTGTGGGACTTGA
- a CDS encoding NADP-dependent oxidoreductase produces the protein MKAMIIDKYGEVPMRMAEVPTPEINEYEVLAEIHAASINPIDFKIRDGKVKMLLKYEMPLILGNDFSGVITKVGSKVTRFKVGDEIYARPRKNKIGTFAEYIAIHEDDIALKPKNLSFEEAASIPLVGLTSYQALHDIMQLQKGQKILIHAGSGGVGTFAIQLAKIMGATVTTTASEAGANLVKSLGAAEIINYKTEKFEDILKDYDAVFDTIGGTTLEKSFNIIKSGGNIVSVSGMPNARFGKEFGSGFFKTLLFSLASKKLTALEKKHNARYSFLFMKPSGDQLRTIANYIEAGKIKPVIDRVFPFEDAQKAMEYSEAGRAKGKIIVKIK, from the coding sequence ATGAAAGCGATGATAATTGATAAGTACGGAGAAGTCCCAATGCGTATGGCCGAGGTACCTACTCCTGAAATAAATGAGTATGAAGTGCTCGCAGAAATTCATGCAGCTAGTATTAACCCAATTGATTTTAAAATACGTGATGGAAAAGTTAAAATGTTACTGAAATATGAAATGCCTCTAATCCTTGGGAATGACTTTTCCGGTGTCATCACAAAGGTTGGATCAAAAGTGACTCGTTTTAAAGTCGGTGATGAAATATATGCTCGTCCAAGAAAAAATAAGATTGGTACGTTCGCGGAGTATATAGCCATTCATGAAGATGATATTGCTTTAAAACCAAAAAATCTAAGTTTTGAGGAAGCGGCTTCGATTCCACTCGTTGGCTTAACTTCCTATCAAGCTTTACATGACATCATGCAATTACAAAAAGGACAAAAGATTTTAATTCACGCTGGATCCGGTGGTGTTGGTACTTTCGCAATTCAGTTAGCAAAAATAATGGGTGCTACTGTTACAACGACTGCAAGTGAAGCTGGTGCGAATTTAGTAAAATCTCTTGGCGCAGCTGAAATTATTAATTACAAAACAGAAAAATTTGAAGATATACTAAAAGATTATGATGCAGTATTTGATACGATCGGCGGTACAACACTTGAAAAATCATTCAACATTATAAAAAGCGGTGGCAACATTGTTTCCGTTTCAGGTATGCCGAATGCTCGATTCGGTAAAGAATTCGGTTCGGGATTTTTCAAAACACTCTTATTTTCATTAGCAAGTAAAAAACTTACTGCACTTGAAAAAAAGCATAATGCTCGATATTCATTTTTGTTTATGAAGCCAAGCGGCGATCAATTACGCACTATTGCAAACTATATTGAAGCTGGCAAAATCAAACCGGTAATCGATCGCGTTTTCCCTTTTGAAGATGCTCAAAAAGCAATGGAATATTCAGAGGCTGGAAGAGCAAAAGGGAAAATAATTGTAAAAATTAAGTAA
- a CDS encoding FAD-binding oxidoreductase yields the protein MEITVERLVNELKGVLPEDRVVVNTTVRELHSKDESYHASSLPDVVVFPKTTEEVSAIMKVASEHGTAVVPFGVGSSLEGHVIPYEKGITVDFSLMNKILEIREKDFLVRVQPGVTRSQLNKELKKYGLFFSVDPGADATLGGMAATNASGTTAVKYGVMRDQVRDLEVVLADGEVIHTGNLAAKSSSGYHLNGIFVGSEGTLGCFTELTVKVYGIPEHVMAARASFPAINDAVEAVINILQAGIPIARIELVDELSMKQVNHYSETTYREEPTLFLEFHGNEAGLKQDIEFTKEIVFDHKCKEVAFETETAARNKLWDARHNLAYAYVHSYPGKKLMSTDVCVPISELAGAIQHAKDTLDKVGLVGGILGHVGDGNFHVLLMVDPNDKEEVEKADEINENIVLYALKRGGTCTGEHGVGIGKRKYQEEEHGAALFVMEKIKRALDPQSILNPNKVFQLKDRG from the coding sequence ATGGAAATAACAGTAGAGCGCTTAGTAAATGAACTAAAGGGTGTACTTCCCGAAGATCGAGTAGTTGTGAATACGACAGTAAGAGAGTTACATAGTAAAGATGAATCTTATCATGCTAGTAGTTTACCTGATGTAGTAGTTTTTCCGAAAACGACAGAAGAGGTTAGCGCGATAATGAAAGTAGCGAGTGAGCACGGAACAGCTGTCGTTCCGTTTGGGGTAGGTTCTAGTTTAGAAGGACACGTAATTCCTTATGAAAAAGGGATTACGGTTGATTTTTCATTAATGAACAAAATTCTTGAAATAAGAGAGAAAGATTTTCTAGTGAGAGTACAACCGGGAGTGACTCGCTCTCAGCTTAATAAAGAATTGAAAAAGTATGGATTGTTTTTTAGTGTGGATCCAGGAGCAGATGCAACGTTAGGTGGAATGGCTGCCACAAATGCGAGCGGAACGACAGCGGTTAAGTATGGGGTAATGCGTGATCAAGTTCGTGATTTAGAAGTTGTTCTTGCTGATGGAGAAGTAATACATACTGGAAATTTAGCAGCGAAGTCGTCATCAGGTTATCATTTAAATGGTATTTTCGTAGGTTCAGAAGGGACGCTTGGATGTTTTACGGAATTAACTGTAAAAGTATACGGTATACCAGAGCATGTTATGGCCGCAAGAGCATCGTTTCCGGCTATAAATGATGCAGTAGAAGCTGTTATTAACATATTACAAGCGGGTATTCCGATTGCGAGAATTGAACTCGTCGATGAACTATCTATGAAACAAGTCAATCATTACAGTGAAACAACTTACAGAGAAGAACCTACATTGTTTTTAGAGTTTCACGGTAATGAAGCAGGGCTAAAGCAAGATATTGAGTTTACGAAAGAAATTGTTTTTGATCATAAATGTAAAGAAGTTGCTTTTGAAACGGAAACTGCAGCGAGAAATAAATTATGGGATGCACGGCATAACCTAGCATACGCTTACGTTCATAGCTATCCTGGTAAAAAGCTTATGAGTACAGACGTATGTGTACCAATTTCAGAATTGGCTGGGGCAATTCAACATGCGAAAGATACATTAGATAAGGTTGGTCTTGTTGGTGGTATTCTTGGTCATGTAGGAGATGGGAATTTCCACGTGCTCTTAATGGTTGATCCAAACGATAAAGAAGAAGTGGAAAAGGCAGACGAAATAAATGAAAATATCGTTTTGTATGCTCTTAAACGAGGGGGAACGTGTACAGGAGAACATGGCGTCGGAATCGGAAAAAGGAAGTATCAAGAAGAAGAACATGGGGCGGCATTATTCGTAATGGAAAAAATAAAGAGAGCTCTTGACCCGCAAAGTATTTTGAATCCGAATAAGGTGTTTCAATTAAAGGATAGGGGCTGA